GTGGTCTCGATCCGGTGCGCCGTGTTGTCCGCGGACCGATATACGGCACTGGCCAGTGCGGGCGGCGGTATTGTCGCCGAGTCCGATCCAGACGACGAAGTAGACGAGACCACCACGAAATTCAGGACCATCCTGACGGGACTAGGGGCGACATGAGCGAGCTGATCCGCCGGGCACGGCCGGGCGACGAGGTCGAGATCACCGCGATGATTCGCGAATTGGCCGAGTTCGAACGCGCCTCAGATGAGTGCACCGTGACCGAAAAGCAGATGCACACAGCGCTTTTCGGAGACCGTCCAGTGGCGTATGCACACATGGTCGAGGTCGACGGGCAGATCGCCGCAACCGCGGTGTGGTTCCTGAACTTCTCCACCTGGGACGGCGTGGCCGGACTGTATCTGGAGGACCTCTACGTGCGTCCGGCGTTCCGG
Above is a window of Mycolicibacterium boenickei DNA encoding:
- a CDS encoding GNAT family N-acetyltransferase, giving the protein MSELIRRARPGDEVEITAMIRELAEFERASDECTVTEKQMHTALFGDRPVAYAHMVEVDGQIAATAVWFLNFSTWDGVAGLYLEDLYVRPAFRRRGLARKLLSTLAGECVEQGYTRMTWAVLNWNVNAIALYDAVGGKPQTEWTTYRVSGPELSALAAERRD